A window of the Brassica napus cultivar Da-Ae chromosome C5, Da-Ae, whole genome shotgun sequence genome harbors these coding sequences:
- the LOC111210535 gene encoding thionin-like protein 2 — protein sequence MESKRVTIMFIIVIGNFVVQTEVQAQAYPFRSCFPGCIVSCAIEKKFPTGLMCPFTCFMTCLPPPTSNIVSPPSQMISANEKIDHNDLYCKLGCATHHCLPLSSLQNPNVDKVVDCVDSCSDRCSNKN from the exons atggaaagcaAAAGAGTAACTATAATGTTCATTATAGTCATTGGGAACTTTGTCGTTCAAACAGAAGTTCAAGCTCAAGCTTATCCTTTTAGAAGTTGTTTCCCAGGTTGTATTGTGAGTTGTGCCATTGAGAAGAAGTTTCCAACTGGTTTGATGTGTCCATTCACTTGTTTCATGActtgtcttcctcctccaacATCAAATATTGTTTCTCCTCCTTCTCAAATGATTTCGGCAAACGAAAAAATTGATCATAATGATTTGTACTGTAAACTTGGTTGTGCTACTCATCATTGTCTTCCTCTTTCTTCTCTCCAAAATCCCA ATGTAGACAAAGTTGTGGACTGTGTCGATTCATGCTCAGACAGGTGCTCCAACAAGAACTAG